In Lujinxingia sediminis, a single genomic region encodes these proteins:
- a CDS encoding nucleotide exchange factor GrpE, giving the protein MAVALLILMTAVAFAALALFFSYHRRELRRLQSHHRAELEEADDDHSRRVERLGREHSRELQYAHHPVVRDLLPALDALDEGLRHSAPDAGDNALYEGLELARGSLVQALARHGIERVEPGPGDSFDPQSHEAVATRASDEVPAGSVLSCLRAGYRHQDRQLRAAMVEVASDQRSDALSPRAEPSPPEESSSSSSEGDSSSISSAATSRLDSPDSSS; this is encoded by the coding sequence ATGGCGGTTGCACTACTGATACTCATGACGGCGGTCGCGTTCGCAGCGCTCGCCCTCTTTTTTTCGTACCATCGCCGCGAGCTGCGCCGGCTTCAAAGCCATCACCGCGCCGAGCTTGAAGAGGCTGACGACGATCACAGCCGCCGCGTTGAGCGTCTGGGCCGAGAACACAGTCGGGAATTGCAGTACGCCCACCATCCGGTGGTCCGCGACCTCCTCCCGGCCCTCGATGCGCTCGATGAGGGGCTTCGACACAGTGCCCCTGACGCCGGCGACAACGCCCTCTACGAGGGCCTTGAGCTGGCGCGTGGATCGCTGGTGCAAGCTCTGGCGCGCCACGGGATTGAGCGCGTGGAACCTGGCCCCGGCGACAGCTTTGATCCTCAATCGCATGAAGCCGTCGCCACTCGCGCCAGCGACGAGGTGCCCGCAGGAAGCGTGCTCAGCTGTCTGCGCGCGGGCTACCGCCATCAGGACCGTCAGCTGCGCGCAGCGATGGTCGAGGTTGCCTCCGATCAGCGCTCTGACGCGCTTTCGCCCCGCGCCGAGCCTTCGCCTCCCGAAGAGTCATCATCATCGTCGTCGGAAGGCGACTCGAGTTCCATCTCCTCGGCGGCAACCTCACGGCTCGACTCCCCGGACTCATCTTCCTGA
- a CDS encoding response regulator, protein MESRRKVMILDENILDVMEVEQSLQGGGGYEVVHLATPNGALSKIEYERPEILLIDVAMNRLNIDDLLGTLRASVDYDEMVIVAYSDMDADRLQQFCVDNEINGYFCKSMDVAQIGDFLDKFYEY, encoded by the coding sequence ATGGAGTCTCGTCGCAAAGTGATGATTCTCGATGAAAACATCCTCGATGTGATGGAGGTTGAGCAGAGCCTCCAGGGGGGCGGGGGCTACGAGGTGGTGCATCTGGCCACGCCCAACGGGGCGCTCTCGAAGATCGAATATGAACGCCCCGAAATTTTGTTGATCGACGTGGCGATGAATCGCCTCAACATCGACGACCTGCTCGGGACGCTGCGCGCTTCGGTGGACTACGATGAGATGGTCATCGTGGCCTACAGCGATATGGACGCCGATCGTCTTCAGCAGTTCTGTGTTGATAACGAGATCAACGGCTATTTCTGCAAGTCGATGGATGTCGCGCAGATCGGCGACTTCCTCGACAAGTTCTACGAGTATTGA
- a CDS encoding lysylphosphatidylglycerol synthase transmembrane domain-containing protein codes for MTQTGSKMSGAARIAGSFGVASLIGVFFLWLAARGLPLDDVRAYLAGADYGRLGGASLAFVAMYTICHGARIWRWNYLVRPLGDVSTSMVNQACTLGFTAIVLLPLRLGEFVRPVVLSRSSSLPASGLLATAVVERVMDGLIITGLLFLALSTYQGEAPVAFARGAGLISLMIFLPAMVMCIIAYTRRHWAEVIVEQTLGRVSSKLASGVSGLLMGFVEGFKSLVDGQNLGRFLAATALYWGTNALSMWALLALGFDLEVNLWEMATVMAVLVIGIMVPAGPAMAGNFEFFMSQGLGLFVDLDVSLVAAQVAVFAVLVHVLQLLVIVLPGAWVMARAPWLWRRDARRVEASAASAD; via the coding sequence ATGACACAGACCGGCTCGAAGATGTCCGGGGCGGCTCGCATTGCGGGTTCTTTCGGGGTCGCCTCGTTGATCGGCGTCTTTTTCCTGTGGCTTGCCGCCCGCGGCCTGCCTCTCGACGACGTGCGTGCCTATCTGGCTGGCGCTGACTATGGCCGGCTGGGGGGGGCGTCGCTCGCCTTTGTAGCGATGTATACGATCTGCCACGGCGCGCGCATATGGCGCTGGAACTACCTGGTGCGACCGCTCGGCGACGTCTCCACCTCGATGGTCAATCAGGCCTGTACGCTGGGATTTACGGCGATTGTGCTCTTGCCCTTGCGCCTCGGAGAGTTCGTGCGCCCGGTTGTCCTCTCGCGTAGCTCCAGTCTGCCTGCATCGGGGCTGCTGGCCACCGCGGTGGTGGAGCGGGTGATGGATGGTTTGATCATCACCGGTCTGCTTTTTCTAGCGCTCTCTACCTATCAGGGCGAGGCGCCGGTGGCGTTTGCACGGGGGGCCGGGCTGATCTCGCTGATGATTTTCTTGCCGGCGATGGTCATGTGCATCATCGCCTACACCCGCCGCCACTGGGCTGAGGTCATCGTCGAGCAGACCCTGGGGCGCGTCTCCTCGAAACTTGCCTCCGGTGTTTCGGGGCTTTTGATGGGCTTTGTTGAGGGGTTTAAGTCCCTGGTCGATGGTCAAAACCTGGGGCGATTTCTGGCCGCGACCGCCCTTTACTGGGGGACCAACGCCCTCTCGATGTGGGCGTTGCTGGCGCTGGGCTTCGACCTTGAGGTCAACCTCTGGGAGATGGCTACGGTTATGGCAGTGCTCGTCATCGGCATTATGGTCCCGGCGGGGCCGGCGATGGCGGGAAACTTCGAGTTCTTTATGTCGCAGGGGCTCGGTCTTTTCGTCGACCTGGATGTGAGTCTGGTGGCAGCGCAGGTCGCCGTATTTGCGGTGCTTGTTCACGTGCTTCAGCTACTCGTGATCGTGCTCCCCGGCGCCTGGGTGATGGCGCGTGCTCCCTGGCTGTGGCGCCGCGATGCGCGCCGGGTTGAGGCGTCAGCTGCGAGCGCGGATTGA
- the hrcA gene encoding heat-inducible transcriptional repressor HrcA, giving the protein MTLLRERQIMILVQVVELFNRTGEPVGSAAVARAETISVSSATVRNVMAELEGMGLLHQPHTSAGRVPTASGMRLYVDHLVATGAVVTGPHADWLATLSELEADDVGQMARSAGLLVSQISHLTSLVSTPRLAAARLRDVQLSWLSEHRILVVLITEDGRVFNRVVRMEEAVERNSIERMRNYLSELVVGRSLVEVRRRVRQELAASESRYRSYVRRALSLSQQVLDLATGAELYVEGQLNILDFGELAHDIARVREVLRTLEDKERVLDVLDRICEARKVQTLIGSELGLDLGDDLSLIACGYYREGEQVGLVGVLGPLRMNYARIIPLVEHTARMLSKELDELS; this is encoded by the coding sequence GTGACACTGCTCCGCGAACGGCAAATCATGATCCTGGTGCAGGTGGTTGAACTCTTCAACCGCACCGGTGAGCCTGTGGGCAGCGCGGCCGTCGCACGCGCGGAGACGATTTCGGTGAGTTCCGCGACCGTCCGTAATGTCATGGCCGAGCTTGAGGGGATGGGGCTTCTTCATCAACCCCATACGTCTGCCGGGAGGGTGCCCACCGCAAGTGGCATGCGACTTTATGTGGACCACCTGGTGGCTACCGGAGCAGTGGTCACCGGTCCCCATGCGGACTGGCTGGCAACCCTCTCGGAGCTGGAAGCCGACGATGTGGGGCAGATGGCGCGCAGCGCCGGGTTGCTCGTTAGCCAGATCTCGCATCTGACGAGCCTGGTCTCAACGCCGCGCCTTGCCGCAGCACGCCTGCGTGACGTGCAGCTCTCATGGCTCTCTGAGCATCGCATTCTGGTCGTGCTCATCACCGAAGACGGTCGCGTCTTCAACCGCGTGGTGCGCATGGAGGAGGCCGTGGAGCGCAACTCCATTGAGCGGATGCGCAACTACCTCTCCGAGCTGGTCGTCGGCCGCAGCCTCGTTGAGGTGCGGCGACGCGTGCGTCAGGAACTCGCCGCAAGTGAGTCACGCTACCGAAGTTACGTGCGCCGGGCGCTCTCGCTCAGCCAGCAGGTTCTTGACCTGGCGACCGGAGCTGAGCTTTACGTTGAGGGACAGCTCAATATCCTCGATTTTGGCGAGCTTGCCCATGACATCGCCCGGGTTCGGGAGGTCTTGCGCACGCTCGAAGATAAGGAGCGGGTGCTCGACGTGCTCGACCGCATTTGCGAGGCGCGAAAGGTTCAGACCCTCATTGGCTCCGAGCTGGGATTGGACCTGGGCGACGACCTCAGTTTGATTGCGTGCGGCTACTACCGCGAAGGCGAACAGGTGGGACTGGTCGGCGTACTCGGGCCCCTGCGCATGAACTACGCACGGATCATTCCTCTAGTCGAGCATACCGCCCGTATGCTATCGAAAGAGCTTGATGAGCTGAGCTAA
- the grpE gene encoding nucleotide exchange factor GrpE encodes MTENEKHDESMDEPTEVSTESTGAEDPAGHEAESENLDDDLFLSPDGDDDEVIVVGDEDSDAGDEDSDADDDEDEAAAAHDALKVELEAARTRLGEVSEERDELKNKLMRSVADLENYRRRADREKDDLRKYGIDKVVSDLIPAVDNLERALQHAEGKEDPSSIVDGVTMVYKQIVNALAKYGVQGFVSKGEHFDPQRHEAIQQVESTEFDTGTIVEEYQKGYFLHDRLLRPALVAVAKRIDAPQTESSSDEGQAEASSEPDGDSDEGAAAQD; translated from the coding sequence TTGACTGAGAACGAGAAGCACGACGAATCGATGGACGAGCCCACCGAAGTCAGCACGGAATCCACCGGGGCCGAAGATCCGGCCGGTCACGAGGCCGAGAGTGAGAACCTCGATGATGACCTCTTTTTAAGCCCGGATGGCGACGATGATGAGGTCATCGTGGTGGGTGACGAAGACTCCGATGCCGGCGATGAAGACAGCGATGCTGACGACGACGAGGACGAAGCGGCGGCAGCCCACGACGCGCTGAAAGTCGAGCTTGAGGCAGCCCGCACCCGGCTCGGCGAGGTCAGTGAAGAGCGTGACGAACTCAAGAATAAGCTGATGCGCTCGGTAGCTGATCTGGAGAACTACCGTCGCCGCGCCGACCGCGAGAAAGACGACCTGCGCAAGTACGGGATCGACAAGGTTGTCTCCGACCTCATCCCGGCAGTCGATAACCTGGAGCGTGCATTGCAGCACGCCGAAGGCAAAGAAGACCCCTCCTCGATCGTCGACGGCGTGACGATGGTTTACAAGCAGATCGTCAACGCGCTGGCGAAGTACGGAGTTCAGGGTTTTGTATCGAAAGGCGAGCACTTTGACCCGCAGCGCCACGAGGCGATTCAGCAGGTGGAGAGCACCGAATTCGATACCGGCACGATCGTCGAAGAGTACCAGAAAGGGTACTTCTTGCATGACCGTTTGCTGCGCCCGGCGCTGGTCGCTGTTGCAAAACGCATCGACGCCCCGCAGACTGAAAGCTCCAGCGACGAAGGACAGGCCGAGGCGTCCAGCGAGCCTGATGGCGACAGCGATGAAGGCGCGGCCGCTCAGGACTGA
- the dnaK gene encoding molecular chaperone DnaK: MAYTIGIDLGTTNSCVCVIANGERIVIPNAEGTRTTPSVVAFTDDGQRIVGQVAKRQAQTNPENTIYAVKRLIGRRFDAPDVEQAKRSCAYPIVEGPNGDAWVRAQDKDYSPAEISALILKEMKAIAEDYLGEEVEDAVITVPAYFNDAQRQATKDAGRIAGLNVLRIVNEPTAAALAYGLARTDTSDMKVAVYDLGGGTFDISILELSDGVFSVLSTSGDTFLGGEDFDNAIIDWLADTFEDEHGVDLREVPMALQRLKEDAERVKCELSSTEAAEINMPFIHMGDEGPLHLEVTLTREKLEELVDHLVERSLDPCRTALQDAHVGRDEIDVVLLVGGMTRMPRVRKRVAQFFNKRPDTSVNPDEVVAMGAAVQGSIVRGELTDVLLLDVTPLTLGVETAGGVFTPMIQRNTTVPCSYGEVFSTSINNQSMVRVHVLQGERAMAADNKSLAVFELTGIPPAPRGVPRIEVTFNIDENGIVTASARDQATGREQSVNIVADGGLSDQDIERLIAEAQANEEQDQLTKELTQRRVEAQGLLYSTERSLDEFGSMMPDQERNDLMADITTIKELIEDATFEELDTIVATLEAGAYRLAELMYAAMDDGGAAVEE, from the coding sequence ATGGCATATACGATCGGCATCGACTTAGGGACGACCAACAGCTGCGTGTGTGTGATCGCCAACGGCGAACGCATCGTGATTCCCAACGCTGAGGGCACGCGCACCACGCCTTCGGTGGTGGCGTTTACCGACGACGGCCAGCGTATTGTAGGTCAGGTGGCCAAGCGTCAGGCTCAGACCAACCCGGAGAACACGATCTATGCGGTCAAACGTCTGATCGGTCGTCGCTTTGATGCGCCGGATGTCGAGCAGGCCAAGCGCAGCTGTGCCTATCCGATTGTGGAGGGGCCCAATGGCGATGCCTGGGTGCGTGCCCAGGATAAAGATTATTCGCCGGCGGAGATCTCCGCGCTGATTCTCAAAGAGATGAAAGCCATCGCCGAAGATTATCTCGGCGAGGAGGTCGAAGACGCAGTGATTACGGTGCCTGCGTACTTCAACGATGCCCAGCGTCAGGCGACCAAAGACGCCGGTCGCATCGCGGGCCTCAACGTACTGCGTATCGTCAACGAGCCCACCGCTGCGGCGCTGGCGTACGGTCTTGCACGGACCGATACCAGTGACATGAAAGTGGCCGTCTACGACCTCGGTGGCGGCACCTTCGATATCTCGATTCTGGAGCTCTCCGACGGTGTGTTCAGTGTGCTCTCGACCTCAGGAGATACCTTCCTGGGGGGGGAGGACTTCGATAACGCCATCATCGACTGGCTGGCCGACACCTTTGAAGATGAGCACGGCGTCGATCTTCGTGAGGTGCCCATGGCCCTGCAGCGTCTGAAAGAAGATGCCGAGCGGGTCAAGTGCGAACTCTCCAGCACCGAGGCGGCCGAGATCAACATGCCCTTTATTCACATGGGCGATGAAGGCCCGCTGCACCTGGAAGTCACCCTGACCCGGGAGAAGCTCGAGGAGCTGGTTGACCACCTGGTGGAGCGCTCACTTGATCCTTGTCGCACCGCTTTGCAGGATGCGCACGTAGGCCGAGATGAGATCGACGTGGTGTTGCTGGTCGGCGGTATGACGCGCATGCCGCGCGTGCGAAAGCGAGTGGCGCAGTTCTTCAACAAGCGGCCCGACACCTCGGTCAACCCCGACGAGGTCGTGGCGATGGGGGCCGCGGTTCAGGGGAGCATTGTGCGCGGTGAGCTTACCGATGTGCTGCTCCTCGATGTGACCCCCCTGACCCTGGGAGTGGAGACGGCCGGCGGGGTGTTCACGCCGATGATTCAGCGCAATACCACCGTGCCCTGCAGCTACGGTGAAGTCTTCAGCACGAGCATCAATAACCAGTCGATGGTTCGGGTGCATGTGCTCCAGGGCGAGCGCGCGATGGCCGCCGATAATAAGAGCCTGGCGGTGTTTGAACTGACCGGCATTCCGCCGGCACCTCGCGGTGTGCCGCGCATTGAGGTGACGTTTAATATCGACGAGAACGGTATTGTCACCGCATCGGCTCGCGATCAGGCCACCGGTCGTGAGCAGTCGGTCAATATCGTGGCAGACGGCGGTTTGAGCGATCAGGATATTGAGCGCCTCATCGCCGAGGCTCAGGCCAATGAAGAGCAGGACCAACTTACCAAAGAACTCACCCAGCGCCGCGTTGAAGCCCAGGGGCTTCTCTACTCCACCGAGCGCAGTCTGGATGAGTTCGGCAGCATGATGCCCGATCAAGAGCGCAACGATCTGATGGCGGATATCACGACGATTAAAGAGCTCATTGAGGACGCGACCTTTGAGGAGCTCGACACCATCGTGGCGACCCTGGAAGCCGGCGCGTATCGTCTGGCGGAGTTGATGTACGCCGCGATGGACGATGGTGGGGCTGCCGTCGAGGAGTGA
- the dnaJ gene encoding molecular chaperone DnaJ has protein sequence MNADLYQVLGVRRDADGATIKAAYRKLALRYHPDQNPDDASAEERFKELAHAYEVLSDPARRAAYDRSGRIGGVNTMGGPSFEGLGDIFEIFNSVFGSVTRGPSRPRRGADVRVRLDLSLEEAHAGGRRAVRVPRRRSCARCEGKGGEPGTRVRTCESCEGSGQVRSQQGFFSLMRECKRCQGRGRVVETPCRVCAGEGTIESAETLEMVVPAGVDQGQTLRWEGKGNPGEPGARPGDLLVEVHLRSHPVFTRDGLDVHRDLEVTYTQASLGAKIDVATLEGEVVMKLPPGTQEGRILRLRGKGFAARQGDSRGDMYVRVRVVSPQAQASAENESRGGLRQGILGKVRDLFR, from the coding sequence ATGAACGCAGATCTTTACCAGGTGTTGGGCGTACGACGTGACGCCGATGGCGCGACGATCAAGGCGGCCTATCGCAAGCTCGCGCTGCGCTACCACCCTGATCAGAACCCCGACGACGCCAGCGCCGAGGAGCGCTTCAAGGAGCTTGCGCACGCCTACGAGGTGCTCAGCGATCCGGCCAGGCGTGCCGCCTACGACCGCTCCGGGCGTATCGGCGGGGTCAATACCATGGGGGGCCCTTCGTTCGAGGGGCTTGGGGATATCTTCGAGATCTTTAACTCGGTCTTTGGCAGCGTGACCCGCGGCCCTTCGCGGCCCCGACGCGGGGCCGATGTGCGGGTGCGACTGGATCTAAGTCTGGAGGAAGCCCACGCCGGAGGTCGGCGCGCGGTGCGGGTGCCACGGCGTCGCAGCTGTGCTCGCTGCGAGGGAAAGGGGGGGGAGCCCGGCACCCGGGTGCGCACCTGCGAGAGCTGTGAGGGCAGCGGCCAGGTGCGCTCGCAGCAGGGCTTTTTCTCATTGATGCGCGAGTGCAAACGCTGCCAGGGGCGCGGACGTGTGGTGGAGACTCCCTGCCGGGTGTGCGCAGGGGAGGGCACCATTGAGAGCGCGGAAACCCTGGAGATGGTGGTGCCCGCCGGGGTGGACCAGGGTCAGACGTTGCGCTGGGAAGGAAAGGGGAATCCCGGGGAGCCGGGCGCGCGCCCGGGAGATCTTCTGGTGGAGGTGCACCTTCGGTCTCATCCGGTCTTTACGCGCGATGGGCTCGATGTTCATCGCGACCTGGAGGTGACCTATACCCAGGCCTCTCTCGGAGCGAAGATCGATGTCGCGACGCTTGAGGGGGAGGTGGTCATGAAGTTGCCCCCCGGGACTCAGGAGGGGCGGATCTTGAGGCTGCGCGGCAAGGGGTTCGCTGCGCGTCAGGGCGACTCCCGGGGCGATATGTATGTGCGCGTGCGCGTGGTCTCACCGCAGGCTCAGGCCAGCGCCGAAAACGAGTCTCGAGGTGGGCTGCGCCAGGGGATACTCGGGAAGGTTCGTGATCTCTTTCGTTAA
- a CDS encoding penicillin-binding protein activator, translating into MISFVKRVSAAMVCAALMALCSAVVHAQPALQSPAQIVAVLPQSGALVGVGEQLVEVMMWAAADAGASLIVVDSELANDALVEALSHALSDEGVVGIVGPLRASRAGLVAALSSQARVPALLLSGVEGVEERSHWAFRARLSVGEQASFAASWAYEQWPQARVGVMAPLTEYGDEAARAFVSAWSKEGARVVGLARYRSGETQFTPVVETLLGARVRLERGREVAGRRADRWGTVRVGAQRLDGLDVLLLADFDDAIARQAPFIVREKALQQTQLLGLSGWGGQRLQQSGEELAGAVFFDTFGGIAQGGAAEAFVLAFETRFVREPTTVEAEVFDLVGFLASSGRGDAIRTLRSSQGFEGVTGRWRFDRRGAPLRVPQALRVTEDGRWIPLNSWSAETPDAL; encoded by the coding sequence GTGATCTCTTTCGTTAAGAGGGTCAGCGCGGCGATGGTGTGTGCGGCGCTGATGGCGTTGTGCAGCGCTGTGGTGCATGCGCAGCCCGCGCTTCAGTCGCCGGCTCAGATTGTGGCGGTGCTGCCACAGTCTGGAGCTCTGGTCGGGGTGGGCGAGCAGCTCGTGGAGGTGATGATGTGGGCCGCCGCCGATGCCGGTGCGAGCCTGATCGTCGTCGACAGCGAGCTGGCAAACGATGCGCTGGTCGAGGCATTGAGCCATGCACTGAGCGACGAGGGAGTCGTGGGCATCGTGGGCCCCCTGCGGGCGAGTCGCGCCGGGTTGGTTGCTGCGTTGAGTTCACAGGCCAGAGTTCCGGCGCTTCTTTTGAGCGGTGTGGAGGGCGTGGAGGAGCGTTCGCACTGGGCGTTTCGCGCGCGGCTGAGCGTGGGTGAGCAGGCGTCGTTTGCGGCCAGTTGGGCATACGAGCAATGGCCTCAGGCTCGCGTCGGGGTGATGGCTCCGCTGACGGAGTACGGCGATGAGGCGGCGCGGGCCTTTGTCAGCGCGTGGTCAAAAGAGGGCGCGCGGGTGGTGGGGCTGGCGCGCTATCGAAGTGGGGAGACGCAATTTACCCCGGTGGTTGAGACGCTTCTCGGGGCGCGTGTGCGCCTGGAGCGAGGTCGGGAGGTTGCCGGCCGGCGCGCCGATCGTTGGGGAACGGTGCGCGTCGGAGCGCAGCGTCTCGACGGGCTCGACGTGCTGCTCCTTGCAGATTTCGATGACGCGATCGCACGCCAGGCTCCCTTCATTGTCCGGGAGAAGGCCTTGCAACAGACTCAACTTCTGGGCCTGTCCGGGTGGGGCGGGCAGCGTCTGCAGCAGTCCGGTGAGGAGCTCGCCGGAGCGGTCTTTTTTGATACGTTCGGGGGGATCGCGCAGGGGGGGGCGGCGGAGGCGTTTGTGCTGGCCTTCGAGACGCGTTTTGTACGTGAGCCGACCACGGTGGAGGCTGAAGTTTTTGATCTTGTTGGGTTTCTCGCGTCATCCGGGCGTGGTGATGCGATTCGGACGTTGCGCTCGTCGCAGGGGTTTGAGGGCGTCACCGGCCGCTGGCGCTTCGATCGACGTGGGGCACCCCTGCGCGTTCCGCAGGCGCTCCGGGTGACCGAAGACGGACGCTGGATCCCCCTGAACTCATGGAGCGCGGAGACACCCGATGCACTCTGA
- a CDS encoding site-2 protease family protein, with the protein MHSESTHELGATASGSEHSSAGHAPRAAGDDQGSLRNQLALAMLSLVTMFCAGLYAQGFSPFDVSAWGSTGVGIAAAYAGSLFTIVGAHELGHYLSARRRGVPASRPYLLPGIGPIPGSGMVPFFGTFGAFIRLQWSRVSATDLMAVAGWGPVAGFLVTVAVLAMGVGISEVVPISAGDAEGVMRLGDSLLMQAMIAWHHGALPADHEVALHPVALAGWVGCLLTSLNLLPIGQLDGGHLVYAVLGERARWVSYAGFALLVALGLLMFPGWLLFAGLLAAMGLRHPPMLSGEPLPLSRAWMLGAGVVMFALTFVPAPVEVGGLLDVLGVVARE; encoded by the coding sequence ATGCACTCTGAAAGCACACACGAACTCGGCGCTACAGCCTCCGGCTCAGAACACAGCTCCGCGGGGCATGCCCCGCGGGCGGCCGGTGACGACCAGGGCTCGCTGCGCAATCAGCTCGCGCTGGCCATGCTTAGCCTGGTCACGATGTTCTGCGCCGGTCTCTACGCCCAGGGATTCAGCCCTTTCGACGTGAGCGCCTGGGGCTCCACGGGCGTCGGCATCGCCGCCGCCTACGCCGGCTCTCTCTTCACCATTGTGGGCGCGCATGAACTGGGTCACTACCTCAGTGCGCGTCGCCGTGGTGTGCCGGCTAGCCGCCCCTATCTGCTCCCCGGCATCGGGCCCATTCCGGGGAGCGGCATGGTGCCCTTCTTCGGAACCTTTGGTGCCTTCATCCGGTTGCAGTGGAGCCGGGTCAGCGCGACGGATTTGATGGCGGTGGCTGGCTGGGGACCGGTCGCCGGGTTTCTTGTCACGGTGGCGGTGCTCGCCATGGGCGTGGGCATCTCGGAGGTGGTTCCCATCAGCGCCGGAGACGCCGAGGGGGTGATGCGTCTGGGCGATAGCCTGTTGATGCAGGCTATGATTGCATGGCACCACGGCGCACTTCCTGCAGACCACGAGGTGGCTCTGCATCCGGTGGCGCTTGCCGGCTGGGTGGGGTGTTTGCTGACATCGCTCAACCTCTTGCCCATCGGACAGCTCGATGGCGGACATCTGGTCTATGCCGTGCTTGGCGAGCGTGCCCGGTGGGTCAGCTACGCCGGATTCGCGCTTCTGGTAGCACTGGGACTTCTGATGTTTCCGGGATGGTTGCTCTTTGCGGGCCTCCTGGCGGCGATGGGGCTCAGGCATCCGCCGATGTTGAGCGGTGAGCCCTTGCCGCTGTCGCGGGCGTGGATGCTCGGGGCTGGAGTTGTGATGTTCGCATTGACCTTTGTGCCGGCCCCGGTTGAGGTGGGTGGTCTTCTGGACGTGCTGGGTGTCGTTGCCAGGGAGTAA
- the thiL gene encoding thiamine-phosphate kinase: protein MTTEFELIARIAALFGAPEGVAVGIGDDGAVLDPGRFDLVTMDTMVEGVHFDRDWSSPQDVGWKLLASNLSDIAAMGGGPGAFFLSMALPAALDPGWPEGVLEGIKEAARALVPESFEVSAGGGDLSATHGPIVLTMTLMGEASPAGPVLRRGAVPGDRIVLLGQTGLAAAGLAILRGDVEVESGQFACALRAHRRPGAQVRAGALLGLYGVPSAMIDVSDGLVQDLGHILKASEVGARLEAYSLPHHPELVMLREEYGVDILRLMLTGGDDYELLMTIPPARMPKIWDMARRHSWDVHDIGEVRSPDEGLVVLGPEGEPVVFEHGGYRHFEAK from the coding sequence ATGACCACCGAATTTGAACTCATCGCTCGCATCGCCGCTCTTTTTGGTGCCCCGGAAGGGGTGGCTGTCGGGATCGGAGACGACGGAGCGGTGCTCGACCCGGGGCGCTTCGACCTGGTGACCATGGATACGATGGTCGAGGGCGTGCACTTCGATCGCGACTGGAGCAGCCCGCAGGACGTGGGCTGGAAGTTGCTGGCGAGCAACTTAAGTGACATCGCCGCGATGGGGGGCGGGCCGGGGGCGTTCTTTTTGTCGATGGCGCTTCCCGCTGCCCTCGACCCGGGCTGGCCGGAGGGGGTGCTCGAGGGCATCAAGGAAGCGGCGCGCGCGCTGGTCCCGGAGAGCTTTGAAGTTTCGGCAGGCGGCGGTGATTTGAGTGCGACCCACGGCCCTATCGTCCTCACGATGACCCTGATGGGCGAGGCGTCGCCAGCCGGCCCGGTGCTTCGGCGGGGGGCGGTGCCGGGGGATCGTATCGTGCTCCTGGGGCAAACGGGTCTGGCCGCTGCGGGGCTCGCGATCCTGCGGGGCGACGTGGAGGTGGAGTCCGGTCAATTCGCCTGCGCGCTTCGAGCCCACCGTCGTCCGGGGGCCCAGGTGCGCGCGGGGGCCCTGCTGGGACTCTACGGGGTACCCTCGGCCATGATCGATGTGAGTGACGGTCTGGTCCAAGACCTGGGGCATATCCTCAAAGCCAGCGAAGTAGGCGCTCGCCTGGAAGCCTACAGCCTGCCGCATCATCCCGAGCTTGTGATGCTGCGGGAGGAGTACGGCGTCGACATTCTCAGATTAATGCTCACCGGCGGCGATGATTATGAGCTGCTCATGACGATTCCGCCCGCGCGTATGCCTAAAATCTGGGATATGGCGCGGCGTCACAGCTGGGATGTTCACGATATCGGCGAGGTGCGCTCTCCCGATGAGGGGCTGGTCGTGTTGGGCCCTGAGGGCGAGCCGGTGGTGTTTGAGCATGGTGGCTATCGCCACTTCGAGGCGAAATGA